The window tcattattattattattataatttttcccCCACAAGGCTGTTGAGTTATTTGATTCAGTGGCAAATGAGCTGTCAAATCCTCCCCCAAGGAGGAATGCGTCTTCACTACTCCATTCtgaaaagtgctttttttccagaagtTTGAGGCAAATGTTTGGTTCTAGCAGAAGTACTCATTGGGTGGCCCCTCAGTCCTGGTAATAGCCTCTGAGTCCACACTAGACCTGGCTGACAGCAGCCTGTTGGACTCGTCCGGGTTGAGCCGAGTCAGAAACTCGCTTTCCATCCCTTTGGCTTTGGCGGTGGGGCCTAAAGTCTCAAAGGTAACGTAGGAATCTTGGATTTCCTTGGACGGACGTCCCAGGAGCTTTTGGCAACGCTTCTTGATGGCGCCGCAACACACAATGAGAGTGAGGGGCACGGCGATCACACAGGCTACCGTTATGACCACCACGTTGATGAGCTTCTGCGTGCCGCTGGCGCTAGCCGCCTCGTCTGTCGAGAAGATGACGCACTGTTCCTTCCTTGGGATCAGACCTTTGACACAGACGCAAGCAATGTACTTGGTTTTTGGCACCAGGCCGTCGATGGTGATCCGGTTTTTGCCCGCTCCTACATTGATCCGCCGCATATCGCGCTCGCCGAACACGGCGTACAGAACGCTGAACTCTGTGATGTTGGTGGCCGTTGGGGCTCGCCAGTTCAACGAGACAGTGTGGTCAGTATCGCCAATCACCTTGACCGAGCGGACTACCCTTCGCTCTGGGGCTTGCTGTAGAGATGAGGCATTGGCTACCATGTTACCCAAAACTCCTTTGTCGGCCTTCCCAGATTTGGACCCCCGGCCTCGCCCTCGAGAAGCAGTGGATACACTGTAGCTCTCCACTTCGTACTTCCCGGTGACCCCTTTGCCGCCTAGTGGTTCGATAAGCGGTTTGCCCGGGGCGGCCGTTGGGGGAGGCACATATCGAGCAATGAGTTTTTCTTGATAGGCCGCCCTCCCCATAGCGCTAGTCTTCTTTCTCTGGGGTCTCTTAGCGACAGCGGCGCCTGCTTCTTCGGACCGAAATGTATCCGTGATCACCAAAGAGATGATGGCGTCCGCGGTGCCCACAAAGTTGCTGGCTTTGCATACATACTTTCCCGAATCCCTGTATGAGACTGCTGGGACGCTTAGGATGGACCAAATGATGCCCTCCTGTGAGATCTCTTGCTGAACTGTAAAGACAGAAATTGTCGCTTGggtcaaaaagagaaaaacttgAATCCCCTTGACGCTATTTGCAGAAATAGATAGCATTCTAACGTTAGCTTGACTTACTCGTGCCGTTGATTTTCTTGCCATCGGCACGGTTCCAAGACAGTTCGGGGATGGGGACACCCACTGTGCCGCAACGAAGTAGGACATTGTTGCCCAATGAGCTTCGGACCCTCGCCACTGCTGTGTGCACCCTGGGGCCTTGACATTTTTGCAGTTCCGCTTCAGTGAAGAAAACCCCTGACAGACTTTCTGGTTCGGCACACCGGAGCCTGGGATCTATCAAGGCTACTGACGACCTGGGAGATTTCTGGAACTGGACCAGATCGTAAAGACGGCAATCGCACAGCCACGAGTTGTCGTGGAggcctgaaaaaataaaaataaatcaagtgtCGTCAATGAGACCTGGTTGCATGGTAGCTATTTTAACCATTCACGCAAACAACTCCTTAAATTAGACTAATCCGAAACGGTTGGGAACGAGAAGCCTTCGGATGATGAAAACTCACCGAGAATAAACTTGGAGGAATCGGCATCCTGAAGCGGTTTTACGTTTAGCCAAAGTGAGAGGACATCTGTGGGTAGCGTAGTCAGGGAGTTGCTGGATAAATCCAGATAGGTGATATTTTTGATGAACACCAGGGCCTCTGCGGGCATGCtggatattttgttgttgtgcaaGTCAAGCAGCTTCAGGTTGGGCATGTCACTGAGGGACTCCCATGGGAAGGAGGTGAGGGCATTGCCATCCAGCCTCAGTTCGTCCAGGTTTGTGAGACCCCGAAAACTCTCGGAGCTGAGAGAGTTCAGCGAGTTGAAAGACATCCAAAGAAATTCCATGCCGCCGAGGTAGCGGAAGCTGCCGCTAGAAATCTTTGTGATGGCAGTCTTTTCAATGCGGATTTTGGAAGTGTCCGCGGGGAAGTTTGGAGGAATGACATTGATTGCAGGGTCGTTGCAAAGGACGCTTCTGCCAGGGAAATTAAATAGGTTAGAAATGTATTTCatcctaaagttgtatttaggaatatatttttgttgcagTTTGCATCTACAGAAAGAAAATTATCTCGTGGATTATACTGTTATTTCCTTGCTACAAATGTATTCGTCGCTGTTTGCTATGCACAGACTGAAAATTATCTGGCAGATTTCACTATTATTACCGATTGATAGAAATCGTATCGGATTTCCTCGCAAAAATGCTTTCATCGCCATTTTGCTATCGACACAATCTACCtatctacatatatacaaaGATCCACAATATCTACATCACTATATACACTAGCTATACAATTATTCCATTAATGAATGCAATTTCCTTGCTATAAATGTGGGAATTGCAATTCTAACTGAATGTAGATTAAAAGTAGCatccatttgaaataaactGTTCTGAAAAAAGTAGCGGCCTATTGTCCAGTAACAAGGAAAGGAGATTAAAGAGCAACTCAAAGTTAATCCTCCACTACAGAATTGATGAAAGCAAAAACGCACAGTCAATTTTGCACGCGAGATATGAAAAATCACGGAatagataacaaaaaaaaaagtgcaaaaggtAAAAATGTTGATCCTCACCTGGCTTTGGAACCATCGCTGAGTTTGTGGAAGAAGCAGCTACACTGCACAGGACACGAAGTACTCATGCAGGGCAGAAATACGAGAGCCACGCAAAAAGCACGCCAAAAATGTCGTCTCATTTTGGTTCCCACCAGGCTTCTAAATGCTACTAACTAGTTGACTACTAAATAGAAACccttaacaaaaaaagttgttgtttaaGGGGACGTGAGATGCATGTTGCTCCATCTGCTCCATTCTGCTCTGCCTGCTGTCAGTCGTCAGATAAAAAAGGATGCGCTGGGATtagaggagcaggaggagcagaaggaggaggaggaggaggagtttaCTTGGGGGTTATTTTCATTCACACGATTACACCGAGGCTACCCTGAAAGCTGATAGGCTCCAAAGTTGTCACTTTCGTTCTCTTTCCAGTGTTGACATTATTCCAAAAACCACatcaacagatttttttgtgattctttttggacatttcctgagaaattaaaatttttgtttttacttttttaaattaaaccaaCTTAcctgcattgtttttgttttccaaacccAAATAAGAAGTATTTTTCTAAATGCAGACTCACCACCAGTTGGCAGTAGAGCCAATTTATAAATTATTAATGAGATTATattcccacatttttttttaattgttacaaAGAAATCGTATAGGTCACATCAGTTCACTGTaagattatttttcaaaaatgcagTTTGATCATTACATAGCGAATAATCCAACATTTCCATATTTGAATGACCTACATTAAAGATGTCAGAGTTGTGAGAAAAATAATTAGAGAAAAGAGGACCAATCCCTAAATCCAGTCATCTCTGtgcatttttcccctttcatttTTCTATTCCTTCATTCCATTTAATCCCCTGCAAAAAGTAATATCCAACTTGAAGTTGAATATTTTTCATGGGAAAACAACAATCCTACTAAAAGAAACTTACCATATTGTCTTGTGGATGAAATTGTTCTTCAGATGCAAACAATACAACAATCACATTGAGAAAAATgtataactttttaaaaagagtTTAGCGAGTCCTAGAATAGGACATTGTCCCTTGTCCAACAGGGCACGacattaactcatttgctgATGAGTTTATTTTAATCTGTGTGCAGATTAATGCAATCTGCAATCAGCATTTCACCACACAATttcaaaaaaagctttttgagTAAATAGAAGGCCCACTTTTCAAAAAGTTAGGATACCAGTCACCAACATAGTTTTCAATACTTTGTATTCCAACAGTTTATACATGCATAATATtcaaaacatgtcaaaatatCACACCAGAATTACAAATGATAAAACATGACTACTTAAACatgtacatacaaatatacaacattcatttgaaataattgggTGACTATtcttgtcattgtttttaaaaatgctatagTGTTGCTGTAATTAATTACAGGTGTGTAGTACTGAAATATAAGGAAATTTTAAGGGAAGATTATTACTATATCATGACGTTATTGTATAGCAAATCATGAAGTTACCTTAAATAAATCATAGCACTACACAAGTATTATTCATATGTTAtagcattttcatttgaactCATTAGACAAagttttaggctttttttttttacttcaaatctAGCGAAGGGTTCCATTCAGGACATTCTTAGGGGGATTgcagaagtttaaaaaaaatcttaagcaCATTGTTCTAGTTTGTTTCACCCTCCCCTTCATGTGACAGCAACACAAAGCATTACTTTGTGGGGTAGGAGGTACCCAGAAAAGGTCATTTGGTGTACGTTAAGGGAAATCAAAAGTGGGGGGACAAGTCCGAATCGTGTTGTACTAAGTGGTGCATCGTCAACATGGCGGCGTACACCTTACCTGATGGTTTTGACGACTTCGACATGTTCTTGTTCGGTTCGGCGTTGTTTGTCGGCGGTAAGCCAAGAACCAACTCACTTGTTTTTGTCGCTTTTAGAACTGACGCCCGTCTGTCCCGCAGGTGTCGTCGGATTCCTCCTGAACGCCGTAACGGTCGCTTCGTTCCTGGGAGTCAAGGAGCTGA is drawn from Stigmatopora nigra isolate UIUO_SnigA chromosome 18, RoL_Snig_1.1, whole genome shotgun sequence and contains these coding sequences:
- the lrit1b gene encoding leucine-rich repeat, immunoglobulin-like domain and transmembrane domain-containing protein 1b, which translates into the protein MRRHFWRAFCVALVFLPCMSTSCPVQCSCFFHKLSDGSKARSVLCNDPAINVIPPNFPADTSKIRIEKTAITKISSGSFRYLGGMEFLWMSFNSLNSLSSESFRGLTNLDELRLDGNALTSFPWESLSDMPNLKLLDLHNNKISSMPAEALVFIKNITYLDLSSNSLTTLPTDVLSLWLNVKPLQDADSSKFILGLHDNSWLCDCRLYDLVQFQKSPRSSVALIDPRLRCAEPESLSGVFFTEAELQKCQGPRVHTAVARVRSSLGNNVLLRCGTVGVPIPELSWNRADGKKINGTIQQEISQEGIIWSILSVPAVSYRDSGKYVCKASNFVGTADAIISLVITDTFRSEEAGAAVAKRPQRKKTSAMGRAAYQEKLIARYVPPPTAAPGKPLIEPLGGKGVTGKYEVESYSVSTASRGRGRGSKSGKADKGVLGNMVANASSLQQAPERRVVRSVKVIGDTDHTVSLNWRAPTATNITEFSVLYAVFGERDMRRINVGAGKNRITIDGLVPKTKYIACVCVKGLIPRKEQCVIFSTDEAASASGTQKLINVVVITVACVIAVPLTLIVCCGAIKKRCQKLLGRPSKEIQDSYVTFETLGPTAKAKGMESEFLTRLNPDESNRLLSARSSVDSEAITRTEGPPNEYFC